From the genome of Lotus japonicus ecotype B-129 chromosome 6, LjGifu_v1.2, one region includes:
- the LOC130726062 gene encoding serine carboxypeptidase-like 11, with product MYRFSSTYSNSNLSYLGVLLLPLLLLSQIPFQLVSCGNIVQFLPGFEGPLPFVLETGYVGVGEGEDVQAFYYFIESENNPKEDPLMLWLTGGPGCSALSGLVFEIGPLAFRYEEYNGSLPNLVLRPHSWTKVSNIIFVDLPVFTGFTYARTESVAQRSDSSLAHQVHQFLRKWLVDHPKFLSNEAYIGGDSYSGIPIPAIVQEISQGNKEGLQPWINLQGYLLGNPVTTRTEKNYAIPFAHGMGLISDELYESLQKNCGGEYINVDTKNVLCSRDLNSYSEAISGLNTAHILDLKCEWLDNEISWRRSLIKKDQSKFLNTHLKLPPLNCRSYAYFLCAYWANDDNVRKALHIHKGSIGKWHRCNYNVPNKIDISSSFEYHVNLSKKGYRSLIYSGDHDLTVPFLATQAWVRSLNYSIVDDWRQWRINDQVGGYTRTYSNRMTFATVKGGGHTAPEYKPEECFTIYSRWISNMAL from the exons ATGTACAGGTTTAGTTCAACTTACAGTAACTCAAATCTCAGCTATCTTGGGGTTCTACTACTTCCCCTTCTTCTTTTATCACAGATTCCCTTTCAACTTGTAAGTTGTGGAAACATAGTGCAGTTCCTTCCTGGATTTGAGGGACCTCTTCCATTTGTTCTTGAAACTGG GTATGTGGGAGTGGGTGAAGGAGAGGATGTTCAAGCCTTTTACTACTTCATTGAGTCAGAGAATAATCCTAAGGAGGATCCTCTCATGCTTTGGCTAACTGGTGGCCCCGGTTGCTCTGCCTTGTCTGGCCTTGTCTTTGAAATTG GTCCACTTGCATTTAGATATGAGGAATACAATGGAAGTCTTCCTAACTTGGTCTTAAGGCCACACTCATGGACAAAG GTAAGTAACATTATATTTGTAGATTTGCCTGTTTTCACGGGCTTCACCTATGCAAGAACAGAATCTGTTGCTCAACGAAGTGACTCGTCATTAGCTCATCAAGTCCATCAATTTCTTAGGAAG TGGTTGGTTGATCATCCAAAATTTCTGTCAAATGAAGCTTACATTGGTGGCGATTCCTACTCTGGCATTCCTATTCCAGCAATAGTTCAAGAAATTTCACAAG GAAATAAAGAAGGGCTCCAACCATGGATAAATCTCCAG GGTTACCTCTTGGGGAATCCTGTGACAACTAGGACAGAAAAAAACTATGCAATCCCCTTTGCTCATGGAATGGGACTTATTTCTGATGAACTATATGAG TCACTGCAAAAAAATTGTGGGGGAGAGTATATAAATGTAGATACAAAAAATGTACTGTGTTCAAGAGATCTCAATTCATACAGTGAG GCTATATCTGGACTTAATACAGCACATATTTTGGACCTGAAATGTGAGTGGCTTGATAATGAAATTTCCTGGAGGAGATCTCTAATTAAGAAAGATCAATCAAAGTTCCTcaatactcatctcaaattacCACCCTTAAATTGTCGG AGTTATGCATACTTCCTTTGCGCTTATTGGGCTAATGATGACAATGTTCGCAAAGCTCTACACATACATAAG GGAAGCATTGGGAAATGGCATCGTTGTAACTACAATGTACCTAACAAGATAGACATCTCTAGCAGCTTTGAGTATCATGTCAATTTGAGCAAAAAAGGCTATCGTTCACTAATATACAG TGGCGATCACGACTTGACCGTTCCGTTCTTGGCGACTCAAGCATGGGTAAGATCTTTAAACTACTCCATTGTGGATGATTGGAGGCAATGGCGTATAAATGACCAAGTTGGAGG ATACACAAGGACATATTCCAATCGGATGACATTTGCAACCGTGAAG GGTGGAGGTCACACTGCTCCCGAATACAAGCCTGAAGAATGCTTTACCATTTACAGTAGGTGGATATCAAACATGGCTTTGTAG
- the LOC130726695 gene encoding serine carboxypeptidase-like 11, whose product MLTLNLFFFNQINGGSRYVGVGEGKNVQAFYYFIESENNPKEDPLMLWLTGGPGCSCLNVLMFEIGPFAIKKEEYNGSRPNLVLNPHSWTKVSSIIFVDLPVSTGFTYAKTKSASQRGDWLLVRQTHQFLRKWLIDHPEFLSNEVYIGGDSYSGIPIPVIVQEISQGNEKGLQPWINLQGYLLWNAYTTERDTNYRIPFSHGMGLISDELYESLQKNCKREYVNVDPRDVNSFMEVTSGLDQFYILDPACDWDWIIDDVVSWRKYLINKYPTKFINTSLKFSPLYCRNYVYFLGDYWANDDNVRKALHIRKGSIGKWHRCSFNVPYKKEINSSFEYHVNLSKKGYRSLIYSGDHDMVVPFLATQAWIRYLNYSIVNDWRPWHANGQVAGFTRTYSNRMTFATVKGGGHTVPEYKPEECFVMYSRWISNMTL is encoded by the exons ATGCTTACACttaatctgtttttttttaatcaaatcaaTGGAGGATCAAGGTATGTGGGAGTGGGTGAAGGAAAGAATGTGCAGGCTTTTTACTACTTCATTGAGTCAGAAAACAACCCAAAGGAGGATCCTCTCATGCTTTGGCTAACCGGTGGTCCTGGTTGCTCTTGTTTGAATGTTCTTATGTTTGAAATTG GTCCATTTGCAATTAAAAAAGAAGAATATAATGGTAGCCGGCCTAATTTGGTCCTCAATCCACACTCATGGACAAAG GTTAGTAGCATTATTTTTGTAGATTTACCAGTTTCCACGGGTTTCACTTATGCTAAAACAAAGTCCGCTTCTCAACGAGGCGACTGGTTACTAGTTCGCCAAACACATCAATTTCTTAGGAAG TGGTTGATTGATCATCCAGAATTTCTgtcaaatgaagtttatattggtggtGATTCCTACTCTGGCATTCCTATTCCAGTAATTGTTCAAGAAATTTCACAAG GAAATGAAAAGGGCCTCCAACCATGGATAAATCTCCAG GGTTACCTCCTCTGGAATGCCTATACAACTGAAAGGGATACAAACTACCGAATCCCCTTTTCTCATGGAATGGGACTTATTTCTGATGAATTATATGAg TCACTACAAAAAAACTGTAAGCGGGAATATGTAAATGTAGACCCCAGAGATGTGAACTCATTCATGGAG GTTACATCAGGACTTGATCAATTCTATATTTTGGACCCGGCATGTGATTGGGATTGGATTATTGATGATGTAGTTTCTTGGAGGAAATATCTAATTAATAAATATCCAACAAAGTTCATCAATACTAGTCTCAAATTTTCACCCTTATATTGTCGG AATTATGTATACTTCCTTGGTGATTATTGGGCCAATGATGATAATGTTCGCAAAGCACTACACATACGTAAG GGAAGTATTGGGAAATGGCATCGTTGTAGCTTCAATGTACCTTACAAGAAGGAAATCAATAGTAGTTTTGAGTATCATGTAAATCTGAGCAAAAAAGGCTATCGTTCCCTGATATATAG TGGCGACCATGACATGGTTGTTCCATTTTTGGCGACTCAAGCGTGGATACGATATTTAAACTACTCTATTGTGAATGATTGGAGGCCATGGCATGCAAATGGTCAAGTAGCAGG ATTCACAAGAACTTACTCTAATCGGATGACATTTGCAACCGTGAAG GGTGGAGGCCACACGGTTCCTGAATACAAGCCAGAAGAATGCTTTGTCATGTACAGTAGGTGGATATCAAACATGACTTTGTAG
- the LOC130723630 gene encoding serine carboxypeptidase-like 11: protein MGRLSSSCYSYSEFILLPLLLLFHTCFEHATCGKIVQFLPGIEGPLPFVLETGYVGVGEGKNVQAFYYFIESENNPKEDPLMLWLTGGPGCSCLHGLMFEIGPFTVKKEEYNGSRPNLILNPHSWTKVSSIIFIDIPVSTGFTYAKTKSAAQRGDWLLVRQTRQFLRKWLINHPKFLSNKVYIGGDSYSGIPIPVIVQEISQENEKGLRPRINLQGYILGNALTTERDTNYAIPFSHGMGLISDELYESLQKNCKREYVNVDPRDVFCLRDMNSFMELTSGLDLFYILEPACYWNWIDEGVSWRRYLINKYPPEEINGRPPLYCRSYEHFLANFWVNDDNVRKALHIRKGSIGKWHRCSFDIPYKKEINSSFEYHVNLSKKGYRSLIYSGDHDMMVSFFATQAWIRYLNYSIVNDWRPWHDANGRVAGYTRTYSNRMTFATVKGGGHTAPEHKPEECFAMYSRWISNMTLWDTTK from the exons ATGGGCAGGTTGAGTTCAAGTTGTTATAGTTATTCAGAATTCATTCTACTTCCCCTTCTTTTATTATTCCACACTTGTTTTGAGCATGCAACTTGTGGCAAAATAGTGCAATTCCTTCCTGGAATTGAGGGACCCCTTCCCTTTGTGCTTGAAACCGG gtaTGTGGGAGTGGGTGAAGGAAAGAATGTGCAGGCTTTTTACTACTTCATTGAGTCAGAAAACAACCCAAAGGAGGATCCTCTCATGCTTTGGCTAACCGGTGGTCCTGGTTGCTCTTGTTTGCATGGTCTTATGTTTGAAATTG GTCCATTTACAGTTAAAAAGGAAGAATATAATGGTAGCCGGCCTAATTTGATCCTCAATCCACACTCATGGACAAAG GTTAGTAGCATAATTTTTATAGATATACCCGTTTCCACGGGTTTCACCTATGCTAAAACAAAGTCTGCTGCTCAACGAGGCGATTGGTTACTAGTTCGCCAAACACGTCAATTTCTTAGGAAG TGGTTGATTAATCATCCAAAATTCCTGTCAAATAAAGTTTATATTGGTGGTGATTCCTACTCTGGCATTCCTATTCCAGTAATTGTTCAAGAAATTTCACAAG aaaatgaaaaaggCCTCCGACCACGGATAAATCTCCAG GGTTACATCCTAGGGAATGCCTTGACAACTGAAAGGGATACAAACTACGCAATCCCCTTTTCTCATGGAATGGGACTTATTTCTGATGAATTATATGAg TCACTACAAAAAAACTGTAAGCGGGAATATGTAAATGTAGACCCCAGAGATGTATTCTGTTTAAGAGATATGAACTCATTCATGGAG CTTACATCAGGACTTGATCTATTCTATATTTTGGAACCGGCATGCTATTGGAATTGGATTGATGAGGGAGTTTCTTGGAGGAGATATCTAATTAATAAATATCCACCAGAGGAAATCAATGGTCGTCCCCCCTTATATTGTCGG AGTTATGAACACTTCCTTGCTAATTTTTGGGTCAACGATGATAATGTTCGCAAAGCACTACACATACGCAAG GGAAGTATTGGGAAATGGCATCGTTGTAGCTTCGATATACCTTATAAGAAGGAAATCAATAGTAGTTTTGAGTATCATGTAAATCTGAGCAAAAAAGGTTATCGTTCACTAATATACAG TGGCGATCATGACATGATGGTTTCATTCTTTGCGACTCAAGCATGGATACGTTATTTAAACTATTCCATTGTGAATGATTGGAGGCCATGGCATGATGCAAATGGCCGAGTTGCAGG ATACACAAGAACTTATTCCAATCGGATGACATTTGCAACCGTAAAG GGTGGAGGCCACACGGCTCCTGAGCACAAGCCAGAAGAATGCTTTGCCATGTACAGCAGGTGGATATCAAACATGACTTTATGGGACACAACCAAATAA